One genomic window of Aethina tumida isolate Nest 87 chromosome 3, icAetTumi1.1, whole genome shotgun sequence includes the following:
- the LOC109607371 gene encoding uncharacterized protein LOC109607371 isoform X2: MSWVNKRRGQTVPNAAGAPPVQMYNPNQHSTGSQENQWQQNNWYSEQQSQFVPKQEVDSTNHYWQQISNNVPQQQPQHVYNNQNAQYGNFSDQTTTGYYQNTGAYQQHQQQAYGNVQYNQQYGQNNVYGTQQQQQQNEGDAWNWGWGDEDNSNVQVKQEALANNAVSNIGESFGTDETWNWHVEDTKQTTNQVENVVQPDNDLFPRVGSAANKLVKAENKPDLPKVQDNLAVAGKRGKLDTPQWSVESQLSQESSDDVLHTSESDRMMSRSSTVSHSPVSGQEVLGQPLEGMPLKTEQNSLDVAGNHQFENKEILTTIKQEQQQPDVKLNSTPPPPKTNPTPPLPKVNPTPPPLKNTQTPPLPPSGSTDEHKNIYKRTGALSHKAANKLRSATGSSTANSYLAPFHNQNVNLETPPDNSEQPDPVPLGKTANKPLQQWPDNNEAPINDRNQYLETGQLSQASQQDALHSGRQDVNDTLPPPGLRRMVLGQIEQNENTNNVTGFGDEPPPGLSRMVLGQTESNANPTTLNVDEDLRSQYEPPEGLHRMIPGESSSPESTLRQTHRQDEDSEPEFSQLTSHAPQQRSATIGADTPPVDAVASISSIATTNRSETIGGGNSTTTASVSQDNNGRQRGTSASSSESRIAAVGIDNPNRKNKTDHKLSDPSKSDSGRRESIEGQTQDSEISNMVNAVRNLTVGENSGDRPLSNHSANDSGVRKASREESSDSEEPKKTNRRETRDKRHEKKRSEERDRYSPDAYKDKRYEKKRYRDRRYEDDTEDYYSDKEKDRRRSERDYERKYGSLRKDKERERRRRDQRDPRDSRDSRDPREPRDPRDREYTRDGRDSRRNDYYYNRYEDDYDDERASRPTSRSDSMHESYRDSRDKYPRNRSHRDRDRDRERYRGHRDHRDSYNQYQSFAYDPYNPYYQQYQYYENLRRTNPQAYAEWYRKYYQQATGQASNYGTEDRASVHSGRSSANDELAKDRYTRQSYYSQSSLPQMGGYYGDTHTHSISGHYGLDNSSYTRPFDNTDSSLIFEDTTIAQRLTPAKFTTAHIRASISSGKLLRVLPNYPIEGDAPIVEVCNLQQILENDEEFKELNSFPGPLVKGVSHKKTIIEYCENKIRSAGFNNDIVDVDSYVLMWELLILLIRQNGMVVGTDIAELLLKNKNHENNVRPSSVLSNISSAAGDTNVVSEASNHQNSDAISGSTHSVLKEEEVTEKFREYLLYGSCKEALEWAMKHGLWGHALFLASKLDKRTYASVMMRFANGLTINDPLQTLYQLLSGRMPAAVTCVADEKWGDWRPHLAMILSNSSQRPELNCKAIASLGDTLAQRGSFYAAQFCYLMAQVGFGPKDDAETRMCLLGSDHGRPFGQFATNEAIHMTEIYEYAIGLNDPQFVIPEFQIYKYLLATRLADRGLLEKSLAYLEKLSGYIIANPTGVPSALIDNVCNLADRLKFSDPVGDADVDETEFGANLETSRPDHSWLKELRSIQNDHQAGLITHDEVQNVPSYTEPVVEPLQLQTTYENNVQKSWQQQYDQQYQQVNQQQYQAVQPSLIDNQQGIVPSQENDYSSTQFQDQQYWQNQTQWGDQQQQQQQNQFGTETVDQQQNYYGSNTTNEPQEVRKDSSEVSTCHNKNNLSPFSLPMNPSTLRKRLTNHSPKVSPTHNKQSAILDEIPLRKLNSSETGSDKETSKISSFMRKSKVYPQNRSAEDFNHESSFEKRSSSRESSDIEYETYIGRRRQKNVSYKNEEKSQLICYKDNTKIITIKNDSKLTKYNTFDMNENKHKLVKYKSLEIPEPKANLKYLDPNSKVSISAENFDSSFRLTRFGNKRHKHDIITDTVDAWAKKGSKNMFSNLRNSFFSRSNSSEKEVVYKPLVFGGTFPIDVPTTDSPSVINPRQSPDSRKVNQQEKFSKSTNNLFNHSPKFREYGPPKTFDIDRPI; the protein is encoded by the exons ATGTCTTGGGTAAATAAAAGACGGGGACAAACAGTCCCAAACGCCGCCGGGGCCCCGCCAGTCCAAATGTATAATCCAAATCAACATTCCACAGGCTCCCAAGAG AATCAATGGCAGCAGAACAACTGGTACAGTGAACAACAATCTCAATTCGTCCCAAAGCAAGAAGTAGATTCAACTAACCATTATTGGCAACAAATATCCAACAATGTGCCACAACAACAACCACAACACGTTTATAACAACCAAAACGCGCAATATGGTAACTTTTCCGATCAAACAACCACTGGGTACTATCAAAATACGGGTGCTTATCAACAACATCAACAACAGGCTTATGGAAATGTGCAATATAACCAGCAATATGGTCAGAATAACGTATATGGAacacaacaacagcaacaacaGAACGAAGGAGACGCTTGGAATTGGGGCTGGGGTGACGAAGATAACTCTAACGTTCAGGTGAAACAAGAGGCGTTAGCTAACAATGCTGTTTCAAATATTG GTGAAAGTTTCGGCACAGATGAAACATGGAATTGGCACGTGGAAGATACGAAACAAACTACCAATCAAGTCGAGAATGTCGTTCAACCGGACAACGATTTATTTCCCAGAGTAGGGAGTGCTGCTAACAAATTAGTGAAAGCAGAGAATAAACCTGATTTACCTAAAGTCCAAGATAATTTGGCCGTAGCAGGAAAACGGGGGAAACTAGACACCCCCCAATGGTCCGTCGAATCACAACTCTCACAGGAATCATCAGATGATGTGCTTCATACTTCTGAGAGCGACCGTATGATGTCCAGGAGCTCTACTGTCAGTCATTCCCCCGTATCTGGTCAAGAAGTTTTGGGTCAACCATTAGAAGGCATGCCTTTAAAAACAGAGCAAAATAGTTTAGACGTAGCAG GTAATCatcaatttgaaaacaaagaaATCTTGACCACTATTAAACAAGAACAACAACAACCAGACGTTAAACTCAACTCTACTCCTCCACCACCTAAAACTAATCCCACTCCACCTCTACCTAAAGTGAACCCTACTCCACCTCCTCTAAAAAATACTCAAACACCTCCACTACCTCCAAGTGGATCGACGGATGAACATAAAAACATATACAAACGTACAGGGGCACTATCACACAAAGCTGCAAACAAACTTCGTTCAGCCACTGGGTCCTCCACTGCTAATTCTTATCTAGCACCATTTCACAATCAAAATGTGAATTTAGAAACTCCACCAGATAATTCCGAGCAGCCAGATCCCGTCCCATTGGGTAAGACAGCGAATAAACCGTTGCAACAATGGCCGGATAACAACGAAGCTCCAATAAACGATCGCAATCAGTACCTAGAAACTGGACAGTTGTCGCAGGCAAGTCAGCAAGACGCACTGCACAGCGGCAGGCAGGATGTCAATGACACTTTACCTCCGCCTGGTCTTAGACGTATGGTGCTCGGTCAAATAGAGCAAAACGAGAACACAAACAACGTGACAGGATTTGGTGATGAGCCACCACCTGGACTTAGTAGAATGGTGCTTGGACAGACGGAGAGCAATGCAAATCCCACCACTTTAAATGTAGATGAAGATTTGAG ATCTCAATACGAGCCCCCAGAGGGACTACATCGTATGATTCCTGGGGAATCGAGCAGTCCAGAGTCGACCCTTCGTCAAACTCATAGACAGGACGAGGATTCGGAACCGGAATTTAGTCAGCTAACATCGCATGCACCCCAACAAAGGTCAGCAACGATTGGTGCGGACACACCGCCAGTTGATGCCGTTGCCTCAATTTCATCGATTGCGACTACTAATCGATCTGAAACCATCG GAGGAGGTAATTCGACAACTACTGCGTCAGTTAGTCAAGACAATAATGGTAGACAAAGAGGGACTAGTGCCTCGTCGAGCGAAAGTAGAATAGCTGCAGTGGGTATTGATAATcctaacagaaaaaataagacGGATCATAAATTATCAGATCCATCAAAATCAGACAGTGGTAGAAGAGAATCAATTGaag GCCAAACTCAGGATAGTGAGATCTCAAACATGGTAAACGCAGTGCGAAATCTGACGGTAGGCGAAAATTCCGGTGATCGTCCTTTATCAAATCACAGCGCGAACGACTCAGGTGTCCGTAAAGCAAGTCGTGAAGAAAGTAGCGACAGCGAAGAACCGAAAAAAACAAACAGACGTGAGACACGCGATAAACGTCATGAGAAAAAACGCAGCGAAGAGAGAGATAGATACTCGCCAGACGCATACAAAGATAAACGTTACGAGAAGAAAAGATACAGAGATAGACGATATGAGGATGACACGGAAGACTATTACAGTGACAAAGAAAAAGACAGAAGGAGAAGCGAACGTGATTATGAAAGAAAGTACGGAAGTCTGCGCAAG GATAAAGAACGGGAAAGAAGAAGAAGGGACCAACGAGACCCTCGCGATTCTCGTGATTCCCGTGATCCGAGGGAACCCCGTGATCCAAGAGATAGAGAATATACCAGGGATGGCAGAGATTCACGAAGGAACGACTATTATTACAATCGGTATGAAGATGATTATGATGATGAAAGAGCATCCAGGCCTACTAGTCGATCGGACTCGATGCACGAATCTTATCGGGACTCCAGAGATAAGTATCCGAGAAATAGAAGTCACAGAGATAGAGATAGGGATAGAGAACGCTACAGAGGCCATAGAGATCATAGAGATTCTTACAATCAATATCAG agCTTCGCTTATGACCCGTACAATCCATATTACCAACAGTACCAGTACTATGAAAATTTGCGCAGAACTAACCCACAGGCGTACGCCGAATGGTATAGAAAGTATTATCAGCAAGCTACTGGCCAGGCTTCAAACTATGGAACTGAAGACAGAGCTTCAGTTCATTCTGGACGAAGTTCCGCCAATGATGAATTGGCTAAAGATAG GTATACACGACAGAGTTATTACAGTCAGTCAAGCCTGCCTCAGATGGGAGGCTATTATGGAGACACGCATACGCATAGCATATCCGGTCACTATGGCCTGGATAATTCTAG TTACACCAGACCTTTTGACAACACCGATTCATCGCTTATCTTCGAGGACACAACAATTGCACAACGTCTAACTCCTGCAAAATTCACCACGGCCCACATCAGGGCGTCTATATCTTCGGGCAAATTGCTTCGAGTATTGCCTAACTATCCAATTGAAGGTGACGCGCCCATTGTTGAGGTTTGCAATCTTCAACAAATCCTGGAAAATGATGAAGAGTTTAAGGAATTAAACTCTTTTCCGGGACCTTTGGTCAAGGGAGTGTCCCACAAAAAAACCATTATTGAGTATTGTGAGAACAAGATACGCAGTGCAGGTTTTAACAACGATATTGTAGACGTAGATTCGTATGTTTTAATGTGGGAGCTGTTGATTCTTTTAATACGACAAAATGGG ATGGTAGTTGGTACAGATATAGCGGAATTacttctgaaaaataaaaatcatgagAATAACGTTAGGCCTTCTTCTGTACTTTCAAACATTAGTAGCGCTGCCGGTGATACCAATGTCGTATCTGAGGCTAGCAATCATCAGAATTCAGATGCCATCAGTGGTAGCACGCATTCAGTGCTCAAGGAAGAGGAGGTAACGGAAAAATTCcgtgaatatttattgtatggaTCTTGTAAGGAAGCACtcg AATGGGCTATGAAACATGGCCTTTGGGGACATGCTCTCTTTTTGGCAAGTAAATTGGATAAAAGAACGTACGCAAGCGTCATGATGAGGTTTGCCAACGGATTGACCATTAACGATCCTTTACAGACGTTGTACCAACTTCTGTCTGGTAGGATGCCTGCTGCTGTCACT tgTGTTGCCGATGAAAAATGGGGCGATTGGCGACCTCACCTAGCCATGATCCTCTCAAACTCGAGCCAGCGTCCTGAATTGAATTGTAAGGCGATCGCCAGTTTAGGAGACACGTTGGCTCAACGTGGTAGTTTCTACGCCGCTCAATTCTGCTATCTAATGGCACAAGTAGGCTTCGGTCCAAAGGACGATGCCGAGACACGAATGTGTTTATTGGGTTCGGATCATGGCAGACCCTTCGGCCAATTTGCCACCAACGAAGCGATACATATGACCGAAATCTATGAATACGCTATCGGACTCAATGATCCACAATTCGTCATTCCGGAGTTCCAG ATTTATAAGTATCTGCTAGCAACAAGATTGGCCGACAGAGGATTATTGGAGAAATCTTTGGCCTATTTGGAAAAATTGTCCGGATATATAATTGCCAATCCCACTGGCGTGCCATCCGCCCTTATTGATAATGTATGCAATTTGGCGGATCGATTGAAGTTCAGCGACCCGGTAGGTGACGCAGACGTGGACGAAACGGAATTCGGTGCCAATTTAGAAACTAGTCGACCAGATCATTCATGGCTGAAGGAGCTAAGATCAATACAAAACGATCATCAG GCTGGTTTAATAACTCACGATGAGGTACAGAACGTTCCTTCCTATACAGAACCAGTGGTGGAACCGTTACAGTTGCAGACAACCTACGAAAACAACGTTCAAAAATCGTGGCAACAACAATACGATCAGCAGTACCAACAAGTTAATCAACAGCAATATCAAGCTGTACAACCTAGTCTAATTGATAATCAACAAGGAATCGTTCCTTCACAAgaaaatg attacaGTAGCACGCAATTCCAAGATCAACAATATTGGCAGAATCAGACACAATGGGGTGACCAGCAACAGCAGCAACAACAAAATCAGTTTGGTACAGAGACAGTAGaccaacaacaaaattattatggtTCTAATACTACTAATGag CCCCAGGAGGTACGAAAAGATTCCTCTGAAGTAAGTACATGTCACAACAAGAACAACCTGTCCCCATTCTCTCTACCAATGAATCCGAGTACGTTACGTAAGCGACTGACCAATCACAGTCCAAAAGTGTCTCCCACTCATAATAAGCAATCCGCGATTCTAGATGAGATACCATTGCGAAAATTAAATTCGTCTGAAACTGGTTCGGATAAGGAAACCAGCAAAATCAGTTCGTTCATGAGAAAGTCCAAGGTTTATCCGCAAAACCGTAGTGCTGAGGACTTTAATCACGAGTCAAGTTTCGAGAAAAGAAGTTCGTCACGCGAAAGTTCGGATATTGAGTACGAGACGTACATAGGGCGTCGCAGGCAGAAAAATGTGTCTTACAAAAACGAGGAAAAGTCCCAGTTGATTTGTTATAAAGACAATACGAAAatcattactattaaaaacgATTCTAAATTAACGAAATATAACACATTCGATATGAACGAAAATAAGCACAAGCTTGTAAAGTACAAGTCTTTGGAAATTCCAGAACCAAAAGCAAACCTAAAGTACCTAGACCCAAACAGCAAAGTATCAATTTCGGCGGAAAACTTTGACTCGTCGTTTAGACTAACTCGTTTCGGTAACAAACGGCATAAACACGACATAATAACGGATACTGTAGATGCATGGGCCAAAAAGGGTagcaaaaatatgttttcgaACTTGCGAAACTCCTTTTTTAGTAGAAGTAATTCTAGTGAAAAGGAAGTTGTCTACAAACC